A genomic segment from Tessaracoccus defluvii encodes:
- the rpmB gene encoding 50S ribosomal protein L28, whose amino-acid sequence MAAKCDVCAKGPGFGHNKPWSKKKTNRRWNPNIQRVRATVNGTPQRVHVCTSCLKAGKVSR is encoded by the coding sequence GTGGCTGCCAAGTGCGATGTCTGCGCCAAGGGACCCGGCTTCGGTCACAACAAGCCGTGGTCGAAGAAGAAGACCAACCGTCGGTGGAACCCCAACATCCAGCGCGTCCGGGCGACCGTCAACGGCACCCCTCAGCGTGTGCATGTGTGCACCTCCTGCCTGAAGGCGGGCAAGGTCTCCCGCTGA
- a CDS encoding Rne/Rng family ribonuclease: MEDAQPETPVAPAGEPTAAAQEQPAVEAEAPRATRRRRATRPAAAAAVTEEPAAAVTEAPAAVVEAAVAEEQPTAPVEETPAAEEPAVAPRATTRRRRATRPVAAAEPTPAADDDPIAAALRAAEDLAEARKAVLTDPFMTAEARDAQLAALAGAIAGDTAADDEDDEDEDETAEADSDESTGDEADENGDTDDSDSDDDSDDESTDDEDSDEDRPVRRRRRRGGRRRRRSGRDDDSSDSGDGDSDDDSDNGDNGDEHASDDESADDNGDSHGTDDSSSDGDGVNRRRRRRRRRSEGGTGDSSSDDEVTGIEGSTRMEAKRQRRKESRAAGRRRAPILSEAEFLARREAVDRKLIIRQSEDYTQLAVIEDDILVEHYVDKASATSLIGNIYVGKVQNVLPSMEAAFIDIGRGRNAVLYAGEVDWAAFGVTGEHRKVENVLKSGQSVLVQVTKDPVGAKGARLTSHISLPGRYVVYSPGGHLSGISRKLPDVERNRLRNVLGHLISEDESVIVRTAAEGASEDELVRDVNRLKAQWEVIEKKSKTGGAPQALYAEPDLTLRIVRDLFTEDFGALVIQGNREQDDAFDAISAYVGHVAPQLADRLQRYEVAEDGKDVFARYRIDEQIAKALDRKVYLPSGGSLVIDRTEAMTVIDVNTGRFTGSGGNLEATVTSNNLEAAEEIVRQLRLRDIGGIIVIDFIDMVLPSNRELLLRRLVECLGRDRTRHQVAEVTSLGLVQLTRKRIGTGLAEAFTETCDHCHGAGYLRFDEPVDSQAPADGGERRGARRRRK; encoded by the coding sequence GTGGAGGACGCCCAGCCCGAGACGCCGGTGGCCCCCGCCGGGGAGCCCACCGCAGCAGCCCAGGAGCAGCCCGCCGTCGAGGCGGAAGCCCCGCGGGCCACCCGCCGTCGTCGCGCCACGCGCCCGGCCGCCGCCGCTGCCGTGACGGAGGAGCCCGCCGCCGCCGTGACCGAGGCGCCCGCCGCCGTCGTCGAGGCAGCCGTTGCCGAGGAACAGCCGACCGCGCCGGTCGAGGAGACCCCCGCCGCCGAGGAGCCCGCCGTGGCTCCTCGCGCCACCACCCGCCGCCGTCGCGCCACCCGTCCGGTCGCCGCCGCCGAGCCGACGCCCGCCGCGGACGACGATCCCATCGCCGCCGCACTCCGGGCGGCCGAGGACCTGGCTGAGGCCCGCAAGGCCGTGCTGACCGACCCGTTCATGACCGCCGAAGCCCGCGACGCGCAGCTCGCGGCCCTCGCGGGAGCCATCGCCGGCGACACGGCTGCTGACGACGAAGACGACGAGGACGAGGACGAGACGGCCGAGGCCGACTCCGACGAGTCCACCGGTGACGAGGCCGACGAGAACGGCGACACCGACGACTCCGATTCCGACGACGACTCCGATGACGAGTCCACCGACGACGAGGACTCCGACGAGGACCGCCCCGTCCGCCGCCGCCGCCGTCGCGGTGGCCGCCGTCGTCGCCGCAGTGGCCGCGACGACGACTCGTCCGACTCCGGTGACGGCGATTCCGACGACGACAGCGACAACGGTGACAACGGCGACGAGCACGCCTCCGATGACGAGTCGGCCGACGACAACGGTGACTCCCACGGCACCGACGACTCCTCCTCCGATGGCGACGGTGTCAACCGCCGTCGTCGCCGTCGCCGTCGTCGCTCCGAAGGCGGCACCGGGGACAGCAGCAGCGACGACGAGGTCACCGGCATCGAGGGCTCGACCCGCATGGAGGCCAAGCGGCAGCGCCGCAAGGAGTCCCGCGCGGCCGGTCGCCGTCGCGCCCCGATCCTCAGCGAGGCGGAGTTCCTCGCCCGCCGCGAGGCCGTCGACCGCAAGCTGATCATCCGCCAGTCGGAGGACTACACCCAGCTCGCCGTCATCGAGGACGACATTCTCGTCGAGCACTACGTCGACAAGGCGTCGGCCACGTCGCTCATCGGCAACATCTACGTCGGCAAGGTGCAGAACGTCCTCCCGAGCATGGAGGCCGCCTTCATCGACATCGGCCGCGGCCGCAACGCCGTGCTGTACGCCGGTGAGGTCGACTGGGCCGCGTTCGGCGTGACCGGCGAGCACCGCAAGGTCGAGAACGTGCTGAAGTCCGGCCAGAGCGTGCTGGTGCAGGTCACCAAGGACCCGGTCGGCGCGAAGGGTGCGCGTCTCACGTCGCACATCTCCCTTCCCGGCCGCTACGTCGTGTACTCGCCCGGCGGCCACCTCTCCGGGATCTCCCGCAAGCTGCCCGACGTCGAACGGAACCGCCTGCGGAACGTGCTCGGGCACCTCATCTCGGAGGACGAGTCCGTCATCGTGCGGACGGCCGCCGAGGGGGCCAGCGAGGACGAGCTGGTGCGTGACGTCAACCGGCTCAAGGCGCAGTGGGAGGTCATTGAGAAGAAGTCGAAGACCGGCGGCGCCCCGCAGGCGCTGTACGCCGAGCCCGACCTGACGCTGCGCATCGTCCGCGACCTCTTCACGGAGGACTTCGGCGCGCTGGTCATCCAGGGCAACAGGGAGCAGGACGACGCCTTCGACGCCATCTCCGCCTATGTCGGACACGTCGCACCGCAGCTCGCCGACCGGCTGCAGCGGTACGAGGTGGCCGAGGACGGCAAGGACGTCTTCGCCCGCTACCGCATCGACGAGCAGATCGCCAAGGCGCTCGACCGCAAGGTCTACCTGCCGTCGGGCGGCTCGCTGGTCATCGACCGCACCGAGGCGATGACGGTCATCGACGTCAACACGGGTCGGTTCACCGGCTCGGGCGGCAACCTCGAGGCCACCGTCACCAGTAACAACCTGGAGGCGGCCGAGGAGATCGTCCGGCAGCTGCGGCTGCGCGACATCGGCGGCATCATCGTCATCGACTTCATCGACATGGTGCTTCCGAGTAACCGTGAGCTGCTGCTGCGTCGACTGGTCGAGTGCCTGGGGCGCGACAGGACCCGTCACCAGGTGGCGGAGGTCACCAGCCTCGGCCTGGTGCAGCTGACGCGCAAGCGGATCGGCACGGGCCTCGCGGAGGCCTTCACCGAGACGTGCGACCACTGCCACGGTGCCGGTTACCTGCGCTTCGACGAGCCCGTCGACTCGCAGGCTCCGGCCGACGGAGGCGAGCGGCGGGGGGCCCGTCGCCGCCGCAAGTAG
- a CDS encoding TIGR03936 family radical SAM-associated protein, which translates to MGNRQPPVQQAPPAQKLRLRYVKRGPARFTSHRDFGRALERALRRAEIPMAYSSGFTPHPRISYANAAPTSAASEAEYVELGLKSVCDPAKVVAALNEVLPAGFEVLDAAEAVSESLGELLEASDWLIRLDGAADGVLAAALADLMGRDEFTVERMTKTGLRTFDVRSAILTAEVTDDVTIRVRTVHQTPLVRPDDIVSALRRIDEAVPGRPLLTRLAQGPLRDGAIGDPLR; encoded by the coding sequence GTGGGAAATCGACAGCCGCCGGTTCAGCAGGCACCCCCTGCGCAGAAGCTCCGCCTCCGCTACGTGAAGCGCGGGCCCGCGAGATTCACCTCGCACCGCGACTTCGGGAGGGCGCTCGAGCGGGCGCTGCGCCGGGCGGAGATCCCCATGGCCTACTCCTCGGGCTTCACGCCGCATCCCCGCATCTCGTACGCCAACGCCGCGCCCACGTCGGCCGCGTCGGAGGCCGAGTACGTGGAGCTCGGCCTGAAGTCCGTCTGTGATCCCGCGAAGGTGGTGGCCGCGTTGAACGAGGTCCTCCCCGCGGGCTTCGAGGTGCTGGACGCGGCTGAGGCGGTGTCGGAGTCTCTCGGCGAGCTGCTCGAGGCCTCCGACTGGCTGATCAGGCTCGACGGCGCCGCGGACGGCGTCCTCGCCGCCGCTCTGGCCGACCTCATGGGCCGCGATGAGTTCACCGTGGAACGGATGACAAAGACCGGCCTGCGCACCTTCGATGTGCGCTCCGCGATCCTGACCGCCGAGGTGACCGACGACGTGACGATCCGTGTGCGCACCGTGCACCAGACCCCGCTGGTGCGCCCCGACGACATCGTGAGCGCGCTGCGGCGGATCGACGAGGCCGTGCCCGGGCGGCCCCTGCTCACCAGGCTCGCCCAGGGACCCCTGCGCGACGGTGCGATCGGCGACCCGCTGCGCTGA
- a CDS encoding MFS transporter: METLRRWMPLVALLCLAFNLRPVAVSVGPVLTEITAELGLTGTTAGLLTSLPTLCFAAFGAAAPWVARKLGDHGTIAVALLALIAGQVLRLLADDAVGFLLASALALAGMAMANVLLPSLVRQHYPDRIGLVTALYSLTLTIGVTVASMATVPLAVALGGWRAGLGTIVIAAVVALLFWLPMLRGGHATRGARGDAVTLRHIARTRLGWALAVFFGIQSAQAYSIFGWLASVYRSAGLDEVQAGLMLGIATGVGIVPAFLIPAYVARTPNPTGLFLAIMGFLFAGYLGLIFAPTAAPWLWAVFLALGTASFPLLLALFGTRARTPAATAALSGFAQSVGYVIATMGPLSFGILHSLTGRWEPSMWVQLVLAVPMIVAGLYACRPRLIEDQLRA, translated from the coding sequence ATGGAGACGCTCCGCCGATGGATGCCACTGGTGGCCCTGCTGTGTCTGGCCTTCAACCTGCGCCCGGTCGCCGTCTCGGTGGGCCCGGTGCTCACCGAGATCACCGCGGAACTGGGGCTCACCGGGACGACAGCCGGTCTGCTGACGTCGCTGCCCACCCTGTGCTTCGCCGCCTTCGGCGCCGCTGCCCCGTGGGTGGCCCGGAAGCTGGGTGACCACGGGACCATCGCCGTCGCTCTCCTCGCGCTCATCGCCGGCCAGGTTCTGCGGCTACTGGCCGACGACGCCGTCGGTTTCCTCCTCGCCTCGGCGCTGGCGCTGGCCGGCATGGCGATGGCCAATGTGCTCCTTCCCTCCCTGGTGCGGCAGCACTATCCGGACCGCATCGGGCTGGTCACTGCGCTCTACTCGCTGACCCTCACCATCGGGGTGACGGTCGCCAGCATGGCGACGGTGCCGCTGGCCGTCGCGCTCGGCGGCTGGCGGGCGGGGCTCGGGACGATCGTGATCGCGGCCGTCGTCGCCCTCCTGTTCTGGCTGCCGATGCTGCGGGGCGGGCACGCCACCCGTGGCGCCCGGGGCGACGCGGTGACGCTGCGACACATCGCGCGGACCCGGCTGGGCTGGGCGCTCGCCGTGTTTTTCGGGATCCAGTCCGCCCAGGCGTACTCGATCTTCGGCTGGCTCGCCTCCGTGTACCGGTCGGCCGGCCTCGACGAGGTGCAGGCGGGGCTGATGCTGGGCATCGCCACCGGGGTCGGCATCGTTCCTGCCTTCCTCATCCCCGCCTACGTGGCGCGGACGCCCAACCCAACCGGCCTGTTCCTGGCGATCATGGGGTTCCTGTTCGCCGGCTACCTGGGGCTGATCTTCGCCCCGACGGCGGCGCCGTGGCTGTGGGCCGTGTTCCTCGCCCTGGGGACGGCGTCCTTCCCCCTCCTGCTGGCGCTGTTCGGAACCCGCGCGAGGACCCCGGCCGCGACGGCCGCGTTGAGCGGGTTCGCCCAGTCGGTGGGCTACGTCATCGCGACAATGGGGCCGCTGTCGTTCGGGATCCTGCACTCGCTCACGGGACGGTGGGAGCCGTCGATGTGGGTCCAGCTCGTCCTTGCCGTCCCCATGATCGTGGCCGGGCTCTACGCCTGCAGGCCCCGGCTCATCGAGGATCAGCTCAGGGCCTGA
- a CDS encoding DUF1846 family C-terminal domain-containing protein has product MSQLGVVREDRPVVVPALEVERRTKAPAAAIELPDGRIVTGKTSPLLGACSAMLLDALKDLAGIDAGVRLLAPETIEPIQTLKTQHLGSRNPRLHTDEVLIALSVSARDDALARDALAQLKQLRGCDMHSTVILGSVDAGILRSLGVNVTSEPVYQTKNLYRKR; this is encoded by the coding sequence ATGAGCCAGCTGGGGGTCGTGCGGGAGGACCGTCCCGTGGTCGTCCCCGCGCTGGAGGTGGAGCGTCGGACGAAGGCGCCGGCGGCCGCGATCGAGCTCCCCGACGGCCGCATCGTCACAGGGAAGACGTCGCCGCTGCTCGGTGCGTGTTCGGCGATGCTGCTCGATGCGCTGAAGGACCTGGCCGGGATCGATGCAGGGGTCCGACTGCTCGCGCCCGAGACGATCGAGCCGATCCAGACGCTCAAGACGCAACACCTGGGAAGCCGGAATCCGCGGCTGCACACCGACGAGGTGCTCATCGCCCTGTCGGTCAGTGCCCGGGACGACGCGCTGGCACGTGACGCGCTGGCCCAGCTCAAGCAGCTGCGCGGCTGCGACATGCACTCGACAGTGATCCTCGGCAGCGTGGATGCGGGGATACTGCGCAGCCTCGGCGTCAACGTCACGTCGGAGCCCGTCTACCAGACAAAGAACCTCTACCGGAAGCGCTGA
- a CDS encoding cadmium resistance transporter, whose translation MILTSVLQAMGLFAATNIDDIIVLSLFFARGAGQRGTTARILAGQYLGFAGILGAAVLVTIGAGAFLPSAAIPYFGLIPLGLGLWAGWQAWRGDDDDDDDEAKVAGKKVGVWTVAGVTLANGGDNIGVYTPVFLSVEPLAVVAYCIVFLALVAVLVALAKFVATRPPIAEVLERWEHILFPIVLIGLGIVILVSGGAFGL comes from the coding sequence ATGATCCTCACCTCGGTCTTGCAGGCGATGGGCCTGTTCGCAGCGACCAACATCGACGACATCATCGTGCTCTCCCTCTTCTTCGCGCGAGGGGCAGGCCAGCGCGGCACTACCGCCCGCATTCTGGCCGGCCAGTACCTCGGATTCGCCGGCATCCTCGGTGCCGCGGTCCTGGTGACCATCGGTGCCGGAGCATTCCTGCCCTCGGCAGCCATCCCGTACTTCGGTCTCATCCCTCTGGGCCTCGGCCTCTGGGCCGGATGGCAGGCCTGGCGCGGAGACGATGACGACGATGACGACGAGGCCAAGGTTGCCGGCAAGAAGGTCGGCGTGTGGACAGTCGCAGGCGTCACCCTTGCCAACGGCGGCGACAATATCGGCGTCTACACCCCTGTCTTCCTCAGCGTGGAACCTCTCGCAGTAGTCGCCTACTGCATCGTCTTCCTCGCGCTCGTCGCGGTCCTGGTGGCCCTGGCAAAGTTCGTCGCCACCCGCCCCCCGATCGCCGAAGTGCTCGAACGCTGGGAGCACATCCTCTTCCCCATCGTTCTCATCGGCCTCGGCATCGTGATCCTCGTCAGCGGCGGAGCCTTCGGACTCTGA
- the cmtR gene encoding Cd(II)/Pb(II)-sensing metalloregulatory transcriptional regulator CmtR: MLTIASRLDVMNRLGRALADPTRSRIILTLLDHPAYPAELARDLDLTRPNVSNHLACLRDCGIVVSEPEGRRTRYEIADSHLAQALTALVDATLAVDEDAPCIDPACSLPGCDAAGEGA; this comes from the coding sequence ATGCTGACTATTGCTTCGCGTCTCGACGTGATGAACCGCCTGGGTCGTGCACTGGCCGACCCCACTCGATCCCGGATCATCTTGACCCTGCTCGACCATCCCGCTTACCCGGCGGAACTGGCCCGAGATCTGGACCTGACACGCCCGAACGTGTCCAACCACCTGGCATGCCTGCGCGATTGCGGGATCGTCGTCTCCGAGCCCGAGGGTCGTCGGACACGATATGAGATCGCCGATTCGCACCTGGCGCAGGCGCTGACGGCACTGGTCGATGCCACCCTGGCAGTGGACGAAGACGCCCCGTGCATCGATCCCGCCTGCTCGCTTCCCGGATGCGACGCAGCTGGGGAGGGCGCATGA
- a CDS encoding MerR family transcriptional regulator — MRIGEVARASGTTSKTLRYYEEVGLLPAADRTPAGYRDYGAEVLDRLDFIRRGQAAGLTLAQIGQVLDIRDRGRPPAGTSPTCSTPALM, encoded by the coding sequence ATGCGGATCGGTGAGGTGGCTCGGGCGTCGGGCACGACGAGCAAGACCCTGCGGTACTACGAGGAGGTCGGGCTGCTACCCGCCGCGGACCGCACCCCGGCGGGCTACCGGGACTACGGCGCCGAGGTGCTCGACCGGCTGGACTTCATCCGCCGGGGGCAAGCGGCCGGGCTGACCCTGGCCCAGATCGGTCAGGTGCTGGACATCCGCGACCGGGGCAGGCCCCCTGCCGGCACGTCACCGACCTGCTCGACACCCGCCTTGATGTGA
- the merA gene encoding mercury(II) reductase: MTATANSRSYDLAMIGSGGAAFAAAIRATNLGRRVVMIERGTVGGTCVNTGCVPSKALLATAEARHVTLDASRFPGLPLPEVRPVDMPALIAGKDRLVGSLRGEKYLDLATEYGWDLHPGDATFVGTPSEPALRVTGPDGTVETVRAAHYLIATGSRPWAPPVPGLQEAGYLTSTTAMELDHVPESLLVIGGGYVAMEQAQLFARLGVRVTMLVRSRLASQEEPEASTALDEIFTDEGIQIIRGAVPSAVRRDPATGEVTVTATTTDGSQELRAAEVLVATGRRPVTATLGLDTVDVRTGDHGEVVVDSHLRSTNPRVWAAGDVTAHRQFVYVAAAHGALVADNALTGAGLEVDYRHLPRVVFTSPALAAVGMTERQASAAGIRYDSRVLSLAHVPRAIVNRDTRGFIKMVTDADTGRIIGITALAQDAGDLAAAGVYMLEAGMTTSQVANLWSPYLTMAEGLKLTAQAFTTDIAKLSCCAA; encoded by the coding sequence ATGACGGCAACGGCTAACAGCAGGTCGTATGACCTGGCAATGATCGGGTCCGGTGGGGCGGCGTTCGCGGCCGCGATCCGCGCCACCAACCTCGGCAGACGGGTGGTGATGATCGAGCGTGGCACCGTCGGCGGTACCTGCGTGAACACCGGGTGCGTGCCCTCCAAGGCCTTGCTCGCGACCGCCGAGGCCCGCCACGTCACACTCGACGCCTCCCGGTTCCCCGGCCTGCCGCTCCCCGAAGTCCGGCCGGTCGACATGCCCGCCTTGATCGCCGGCAAGGATCGGCTCGTCGGGTCACTGCGTGGCGAGAAGTACCTGGACCTGGCCACCGAGTACGGATGGGATCTCCACCCCGGGGACGCCACGTTCGTCGGCACACCCAGCGAGCCGGCACTGCGCGTCACCGGCCCTGACGGCACGGTGGAGACGGTCCGGGCCGCGCACTACCTCATCGCCACCGGCTCCAGGCCCTGGGCGCCGCCGGTCCCCGGCCTGCAGGAGGCCGGTTACCTGACCTCGACCACCGCGATGGAACTGGACCACGTCCCGGAGTCGCTGCTGGTCATCGGCGGCGGCTACGTCGCGATGGAGCAGGCCCAGCTCTTCGCTCGGCTCGGCGTCCGGGTCACCATGCTGGTCCGCTCACGGCTGGCGTCCCAGGAAGAACCCGAGGCGTCCACCGCCCTGGATGAGATCTTCACGGACGAAGGCATCCAGATCATCCGCGGCGCGGTGCCCAGCGCGGTCCGCCGCGACCCGGCCACCGGCGAGGTCACGGTCACTGCCACCACCACTGACGGCTCACAGGAACTCCGGGCGGCCGAGGTACTCGTCGCCACCGGGCGCCGCCCGGTCACCGCCACGCTCGGTCTCGACACCGTCGACGTGCGCACCGGCGACCACGGCGAGGTGGTCGTCGACAGCCATCTGCGCAGCACCAACCCGCGCGTCTGGGCTGCCGGTGACGTCACCGCCCACCGTCAGTTCGTGTACGTCGCCGCGGCCCACGGCGCCCTCGTCGCCGACAACGCCCTCACCGGCGCCGGCCTCGAGGTCGACTACCGCCACCTGCCCCGGGTCGTGTTCACCAGCCCCGCCCTGGCCGCCGTCGGGATGACCGAACGGCAGGCCTCCGCTGCCGGGATCCGCTACGACAGCCGTGTCCTGTCACTCGCGCACGTCCCACGCGCGATCGTCAACCGCGACACCCGCGGGTTCATCAAGATGGTCACCGACGCCGACACCGGCCGCATCATCGGCATTACCGCCCTGGCCCAGGACGCCGGCGACCTCGCCGCCGCCGGGGTCTACATGCTCGAGGCCGGCATGACCACCAGCCAGGTCGCCAACCTCTGGAGCCCCTACCTGACCATGGCCGAAGGCCTCAAGCTCACCGCGCAGGCCTTCACCACCGACATCGCCAAGCTCTCCTGCTGCGCGGCGTGA
- a CDS encoding cation diffusion facilitator family transporter, with the protein MGAGHSHAPATGHAGGRYRRRLAGAFALTAGFFLIELVAGLVSGSLALLSDAGHMAADVVVLGAALLATRIASRPDSTGRRTYGSYRAEVFASALAVLAMLAVGVYVVVEAISRLGDAPEVASGAMLAVGFAGLVINIISMLLLRSGAKDSLNVKGAYYEVIADAAGSVGVMVAGVLIILTGQPIWDVVVAALIAVFVIIRAVVLGRQVIAVLGQHAPEGVDPEDVAGDLDAVEGVEEVHDLHLWTLTSGMNVATAHLVADQGADHGAVLAGARRVLRDRYGIAHATLQVEGAGSDGCHDLSW; encoded by the coding sequence ATGGGGGCGGGACACAGCCATGCCCCGGCGACCGGGCATGCCGGTGGCCGCTACCGTCGGCGGCTGGCGGGGGCGTTCGCCCTGACGGCGGGCTTCTTCCTGATCGAGCTGGTCGCGGGGCTGGTGTCGGGGTCGTTGGCGCTGCTGTCGGATGCCGGGCACATGGCTGCCGATGTGGTGGTGCTGGGTGCGGCGCTGCTGGCGACGCGCATCGCGAGCCGGCCGGACTCCACAGGGCGACGCACCTATGGCTCCTACCGGGCCGAGGTGTTCGCCTCGGCGTTGGCGGTGCTGGCGATGCTCGCGGTCGGGGTGTACGTGGTGGTCGAGGCCATCAGCCGGCTGGGCGACGCGCCGGAGGTGGCCTCCGGCGCCATGCTCGCGGTCGGCTTCGCCGGCCTGGTGATCAACATCATCTCCATGCTGCTGCTGCGCAGCGGGGCCAAGGACAGCCTGAACGTCAAGGGCGCCTACTACGAGGTGATCGCCGACGCCGCCGGGTCGGTGGGTGTCATGGTCGCCGGCGTGCTGATCATCCTCACCGGCCAGCCGATCTGGGACGTCGTGGTCGCGGCGCTCATCGCGGTCTTCGTCATCATCCGGGCAGTGGTTCTGGGCAGGCAGGTGATCGCGGTGCTGGGCCAGCACGCCCCGGAAGGGGTGGACCCGGAGGACGTCGCCGGTGACCTGGACGCGGTCGAGGGGGTGGAGGAGGTCCACGACCTGCACCTGTGGACCCTGACGTCGGGGATGAACGTGGCCACGGCCCACCTGGTCGCTGACCAGGGCGCGGACCACGGCGCCGTGCTTGCCGGCGCGCGCCGGGTGCTGCGCGACCGTTACGGTATCGCCCATGCCACCTTGCAGGTGGAGGGCGCCGGCAGCGACGGCTGTCACGACCTGAGCTGGTAG
- a CDS encoding ArsR/SmtB family transcription factor, with the protein MSVTPLDSCQVTAVHPEKVALTRERIPDEREAGRLAGLFKLLGDPRRARVLYALLEAGELCVCDLAASVDVAEASVSHVLRVLRTAGVVENRREGRMVYYRLADGHVRMLLDVSREHARHEGQG; encoded by the coding sequence ATGAGTGTGACGCCGTTGGATTCGTGTCAGGTCACCGCCGTCCATCCGGAGAAGGTGGCGCTGACCCGGGAGAGGATCCCCGACGAGCGCGAGGCCGGCAGGTTGGCCGGGCTGTTCAAGCTCCTGGGGGACCCGCGCCGTGCCCGGGTGCTGTATGCGTTGCTGGAGGCCGGCGAGCTGTGCGTGTGTGACCTGGCGGCGTCGGTCGATGTCGCGGAGGCGTCGGTGTCCCATGTGCTGCGGGTGCTGCGTACCGCTGGGGTGGTCGAGAACCGCCGGGAGGGGCGGATGGTGTACTACCGCCTCGCTGACGGGCATGTGCGGATGCTGCTGGACGTCTCCCGTGAGCACGCCCGCCACGAGGGGCAGGGCTGA
- the cmtR gene encoding Cd(II)/Pb(II)-sensing metalloregulatory transcriptional regulator CmtR, whose translation MLTIASRLDVMNRLGRAMADPTRSRILMTLLEGPSYPAVLARDLGLTRSNVSNHLTCLRDCGIVVAEPEGRQTRYEIADPHLGAAMTALVEVTLAVDENAPCVDATCTVPGCCPSGTVA comes from the coding sequence ATGCTGACTATTGCTTCGCGGCTGGACGTGATGAACCGGCTGGGCCGGGCGATGGCCGACCCGACCCGCTCCCGCATCCTCATGACACTCCTCGAGGGCCCGAGCTACCCGGCGGTACTCGCCCGCGACCTAGGCCTGACCCGGTCGAACGTGTCGAACCACCTCACCTGCCTGCGGGACTGCGGCATCGTCGTGGCCGAGCCCGAGGGGCGCCAGACGCGGTACGAGATCGCCGACCCCCACCTGGGGGCGGCGATGACCGCGCTGGTCGAGGTGACGCTGGCCGTCGATGAGAACGCCCCGTGCGTGGATGCCACCTGCACGGTGCCCGGCTGCTGCCCGAGCGGGACCGTGGCATGA